One Paraburkholderia sp. IMGN_8 DNA window includes the following coding sequences:
- a CDS encoding D-2-hydroxyacid dehydrogenase family protein, with protein sequence MKIAILDDYQDAVRKLDCFQLLADHEVKVFNNTVRGLGQLASRLSEVDALVLIRERTRINSQLLDKLPRLRMISQTGKVSSHIDLPACTERGIAVLEGSGSPFAPAELTWALIMAAQRRIPQYVANLKQGAWQQSGLKTSALPPNFGLGQVLRGQTLGIWGYGKIGRLVAGYGKAFGMNVLIWGREHSREAARVDGFGVAESREALFEQSDVLSLHLRLHDDTRGIVKQEDLMRMKPTALLVNTSRAELLDENALVSALSRNRPGMVAIDVYESEPILQGYSLLRMENVICTPHIGYVERESYESYFTAAFKNILAFDAGDTASVANPEALQGGRRR encoded by the coding sequence ATGAAGATTGCCATCCTCGACGATTACCAGGACGCCGTTCGCAAGCTCGACTGCTTTCAATTGCTGGCCGACCATGAGGTCAAGGTTTTCAACAACACTGTCCGTGGTTTGGGCCAGTTGGCGAGCCGTCTTTCCGAAGTCGACGCGCTGGTCCTGATTCGCGAACGTACCCGCATCAACTCGCAACTGCTCGACAAGTTGCCGCGTTTGCGCATGATCAGCCAAACCGGCAAGGTGTCGAGCCATATCGACCTGCCGGCGTGTACCGAGCGCGGCATCGCCGTGCTGGAAGGCAGCGGCTCGCCGTTCGCGCCGGCCGAATTGACGTGGGCACTCATCATGGCTGCCCAACGGCGGATTCCGCAATACGTAGCAAACCTTAAGCAAGGTGCCTGGCAACAGTCGGGTTTGAAAACGTCGGCACTGCCGCCGAACTTCGGTTTGGGTCAGGTATTGCGCGGCCAGACGCTGGGGATTTGGGGCTATGGCAAGATCGGGCGGCTGGTTGCCGGATACGGCAAGGCGTTCGGCATGAACGTGCTGATCTGGGGCCGCGAACATTCGCGCGAAGCGGCGCGCGTCGACGGCTTCGGCGTCGCCGAAAGCCGCGAAGCGTTGTTCGAGCAGAGCGATGTGCTATCGCTGCACCTGCGTTTGCATGACGACACGCGCGGCATTGTCAAGCAGGAAGATCTGATGCGGATGAAGCCGACCGCGTTGCTCGTGAACACGAGCCGGGCCGAACTGCTCGACGAAAACGCGCTGGTGAGCGCGCTGTCGCGCAACCGTCCGGGGATGGTCGCGATCGACGTCTACGAAAGCGAGCCGATTCTGCAGGGCTACAGCCTGCTGCGGATGGAAAACGTGATCTGCACGCCGCACATCGGCTATGTCGAGCGCGAGAGCTACGAGTCGTACTTCACCGCGGCGTTCAAGAACATTCTGGCTTTCGACGCCGGCGATACGGCCAGCGTGGCGAATCCGGAAGCGTTGCAGGGCGGTCGGCGGCGTTAA